One Poseidonibacter antarcticus genomic window carries:
- a CDS encoding tyrosine-type recombinase/integrase, with protein sequence MVTKTTYIYKTKSGFKFRVRIPKELRFYFDDKLEITKSIKTDNFKNAVKVARAYHVEFDKLIVSLKLSHSDKALTKALVQNFYLNILNMKVGSSTTVEANREVNYSYAIDKFIKHLEGSETLSDKNRDEMIRFFDDLLRYICKQLVLKIVDIDDLNYIKSKLKEVPKRTKQPYRSMTPSQLLNTKLLSEDDKVSTTTLKKYLKWVRRFFKFCHACRFIDIDIAPFLESPKSELSAQLEREAFTVDEVKKSFTVMDKVIDDVNLRLIYKILAYTGMRISELSKAELTLEDTIYYINLSEDITTLKTKSSHRKIPLHNDLIMLDVHKKYNRLKGLFRDEFISRKFREKVKPLVTDNPRKVLYSYRHTLATQLKYTEVNPLVISELLGHSHSGMTMGRYASRYPLPILKEAINKLEYS encoded by the coding sequence ATGGTCACTAAAACTACATACATTTACAAGACTAAATCAGGCTTCAAGTTTAGAGTAAGAATACCAAAGGAACTAAGGTTTTACTTTGATGATAAGCTAGAGATTACTAAGAGCATTAAAACTGATAACTTTAAGAATGCAGTGAAGGTTGCTAGAGCTTATCATGTAGAGTTTGATAAGTTGATTGTTTCTCTTAAACTTAGTCACTCTGATAAAGCACTCACTAAAGCATTAGTACAGAACTTTTACCTCAATATCCTGAACATGAAAGTAGGCTCTTCAACTACTGTAGAGGCTAACAGAGAGGTTAACTATTCTTATGCAATAGATAAGTTCATTAAACACCTAGAGGGCTCTGAGACTCTGTCAGATAAGAATAGAGATGAAATGATTAGATTCTTTGATGACTTACTTAGGTACATCTGTAAGCAGTTAGTATTGAAGATTGTTGATATTGATGACCTGAACTACATCAAGAGTAAGCTTAAAGAAGTACCAAAGAGAACTAAGCAACCCTATCGCTCAATGACACCTAGTCAATTACTTAATACTAAACTACTAAGTGAAGATGATAAGGTAAGCACAACTACACTAAAGAAGTACCTCAAGTGGGTTAGAAGGTTCTTTAAGTTTTGTCATGCTTGTAGGTTCATTGATATTGATATAGCTCCTTTCCTAGAGTCACCAAAGAGTGAGCTTTCAGCACAACTAGAGAGAGAAGCTTTCACAGTGGATGAGGTTAAGAAGTCATTTACTGTAATGGATAAGGTTATTGATGATGTTAACTTAAGGCTTATCTATAAGATTCTTGCTTATACGGGTATGAGAATAAGTGAACTATCAAAAGCTGAACTAACCCTAGAGGACACAATATACTACATAAACCTCAGCGAAGATATTACAACACTTAAGACTAAATCTAGTCATAGAAAGATTCCCTTACACAATGACCTTATCATGCTTGATGTGCATAAGAAGTATAACAGACTCAAGGGACTCTTTAGGGATGAATTTATAAGTAGGAAGTTTAGGGAGAAGGTAAAACCTCTTGTTACAGATAACCCTAGAAAGGTTCTGTATTCTTATAGGCATACTCTAGCTACACAGTTGAAGTACACTGAAGTTAACCCTTTAGTCATCTCTGAGCTACTAGGACACTCTCACAGTGGTATGACTATGGGTAGATATGCTAGTAGGTATCCTTTACCAATACTGAAGGAAGCTATTAACAAGCTAGAGTATAGCTAG
- a CDS encoding LL-diaminopimelate aminotransferase has translation MFNEIEFERMKRLPNYVFAEVNNIKMEARHAGEDIIDFSMGNPDGPTPQHIIDKLKETADKGKNHGYSVSAGIYKLRLAICNWYKRKYGVDYLDPDKHACATMGSKEGYVHLVQAIVNVGDVAVVPDPTYPIHSYAFMLSGAAIHKFELSFGHDYKVDEDIFFERLQKTLDESIPKVKFVVVNFPHNPTCATVTPEFYQRLVDMAKRERFYVISDIAYADISFDGYKSPSIFGAEGALDVAVESFTLSKSYNMAGWRVGFIVGNEKLVGALKRIKSWLDYGMFTPIQVAATVALDGPQECVAEHVEKYRFRRDVMIDAFKDAGWEMDTPNASMFIWAKIPKVAEHLGSMEFSKQLLTQAQVAVSPGIGFGHYGEGYVRIALIENEKRIRQAAKNIKKYLKSLEK, from the coding sequence GTGTTTAATGAAATAGAGTTCGAAAGAATGAAAAGACTTCCAAATTATGTGTTTGCTGAAGTTAATAATATAAAAATGGAAGCTAGACATGCTGGCGAAGATATAATAGATTTTTCAATGGGAAATCCTGATGGTCCTACACCACAACATATTATTGATAAATTAAAAGAAACAGCAGATAAAGGGAAAAACCACGGTTATTCTGTAAGTGCTGGTATATATAAACTTAGACTTGCAATTTGTAACTGGTATAAAAGAAAATATGGTGTTGATTACCTAGACCCTGATAAACACGCTTGTGCAACAATGGGTTCTAAAGAAGGTTATGTTCACTTAGTTCAAGCAATTGTAAATGTTGGTGATGTAGCAGTAGTTCCAGATCCAACTTATCCAATTCACTCGTATGCATTTATGTTAAGTGGAGCAGCTATTCATAAGTTTGAACTTTCTTTTGGTCATGATTATAAAGTTGATGAAGATATATTCTTTGAAAGATTACAAAAAACACTTGATGAATCAATTCCTAAAGTAAAATTTGTAGTTGTAAACTTCCCACATAATCCAACATGTGCAACAGTTACACCAGAATTTTATCAAAGACTTGTAGATATGGCAAAAAGAGAAAGATTCTATGTAATTTCTGATATTGCGTATGCTGATATATCTTTTGATGGATATAAAAGTCCTTCAATATTTGGAGCAGAGGGTGCACTTGATGTTGCAGTTGAATCATTTACTTTATCTAAATCATATAATATGGCAGGATGGAGAGTTGGATTTATTGTTGGTAATGAAAAACTTGTAGGAGCATTAAAAAGAATCAAATCTTGGCTTGATTATGGAATGTTTACACCAATTCAAGTAGCTGCAACTGTAGCACTTGATGGACCACAAGAATGTGTAGCAGAACATGTTGAAAAATATAGATTTAGACGAGATGTTATGATTGATGCATTTAAAGATGCAGGTTGGGAAATGGATACACCAAATGCTTCTATGTTTATTTGGGCAAAAATCCCAAAAGTAGCTGAACATTTAGGAAGTATGGAATTTTCAAAACAATTATTAACTCAAGCACAAGTAGCTGTTAGTCCTGGTATTGGATTTGGTCACTATGGTGAAGGTTATGTAAGAATTGCACTAATTGAAAATGAAAAAAGAATTAGACAAGCAGCAAAAAATATTAAGAAATATTTAAAATCATTAGAAAAATAA
- a CDS encoding MATE family efflux transporter codes for MTKSNHLTTQKIPSLIRQLAIPASVGMFFNTMYNVVDTFYAGLISTQAIAALSLSFMIFFLIIGLGYGFSSAITALLGNAFGKKKYKLASIYAHKGLFFVPLLGILLGIIGYFVAPSLFILLGASEQYLATSIEYINPILFGTVFFMFNFSLNSILVAQGDTKTYRNTLIFGFFANLALNPLFIYGFLFIPAMGIKGIAIATVLIQVINMFFMLYKVLQTKVIHFEKLEYFLPDFRIYKLFMSQGLPISLSMLTMAFGSLILTYFVSHYGMQAVAGYGIGYRVEQLMLLPALGLNTAVLTLVSNNYGAKKYDRVIETLKVSLKYGFIISTVGIILLTLLGRFIITQFDSNEIVVNFGVDYLLVEIWIFYAYIVLFICVSTLQGIKKPKMILFISLYRQIIAKLIIAWIIVKYFELDYIYLWFGILFMIYSAAIFTYFYTNKVLKKVCNKTI; via the coding sequence TTGACAAAATCAAATCACTTAACTACACAAAAAATCCCATCACTTATTAGACAGTTAGCAATTCCTGCAAGTGTTGGAATGTTTTTTAACACTATGTACAATGTTGTAGATACATTTTATGCTGGACTTATTTCAACCCAAGCAATTGCAGCTTTATCTCTATCTTTTATGATATTCTTCTTAATTATTGGTCTAGGATATGGTTTTTCTTCAGCAATTACTGCCTTATTAGGAAATGCTTTTGGAAAAAAGAAATATAAATTGGCTTCAATTTATGCACATAAAGGTCTATTTTTTGTACCTCTTCTTGGTATTCTTCTTGGAATTATTGGATATTTTGTAGCACCTTCATTGTTTATTTTATTAGGTGCAAGTGAACAATATTTAGCTACATCAATAGAATATATAAATCCTATTTTATTTGGTACAGTATTTTTTATGTTTAATTTCTCACTAAACTCAATACTTGTGGCACAAGGTGATACAAAAACATATAGAAATACTTTAATATTTGGTTTCTTTGCAAACCTAGCTTTAAATCCTTTATTTATTTATGGATTTTTATTTATACCTGCAATGGGAATAAAAGGTATCGCAATTGCTACAGTTTTAATTCAAGTAATAAATATGTTTTTTATGCTTTATAAAGTACTTCAAACAAAAGTTATTCACTTTGAGAAATTAGAATATTTTCTTCCAGATTTTAGAATATATAAATTATTTATGAGCCAAGGATTACCTATAAGTTTGAGTATGTTAACTATGGCATTTGGTTCATTAATTCTTACTTATTTTGTATCTCATTACGGTATGCAAGCAGTTGCAGGATATGGTATAGGATATAGAGTTGAGCAACTTATGCTTTTACCAGCACTTGGTCTTAATACTGCTGTTTTAACACTTGTTTCAAATAATTATGGTGCTAAAAAATATGATAGAGTTATTGAGACATTAAAAGTTTCACTTAAATATGGATTTATAATTTCGACTGTTGGAATAATATTATTAACTCTTCTTGGAAGATTTATTATCACTCAATTTGATTCAAATGAAATAGTTGTAAACTTTGGAGTTGATTATTTACTAGTTGAAATATGGATTTTCTATGCTTATATTGTTTTATTTATTTGTGTATCAACACTTCAAGGAATAAAAAAACCTAAGATGATTTTATTTATTAGTTTATATAGACAAATTATTGCAAAACTTATTATTGCATGGATTATTGTTAAATATTTTGAATTGGATTACATTTATTTATGGTTTGGAATTTTATTTATGATTTATAGTGCTGCAATATTCACATATTTTTATACAAATAAAGTACTTAAAAAAGTTTGTAATAAAACAATTTAA
- the mqnP gene encoding menaquinone biosynthesis prenyltransferase MqnP: MEKILKKLNDFNELVMFKHSIFSLPFIFIAMVVAANGWFGFKLMLLGILAALTARNFAMGFNRYMDRDIDALNPRTINRPNVDGRISANQMLIFTLANAVGFIIIAYFVNDLALYLSIPILLVIGSYSYFKRFSYLAHIILGISLGLAPIAGVVTVLEYIPLWSVFLSIGVMFWVAGFDLLYSLQDIEVDKKLNLHSIPSRFGAKKTMLISKVFHTLTVFFWLLFVINSNSSAFAYFAVIVSALMLSYEHYLVNKDFTKIDKAFFTVNGYLGIVFFILIVLDNIFF, encoded by the coding sequence ATGGAAAAAATCTTAAAAAAACTTAATGACTTCAATGAACTAGTAATGTTCAAACACTCTATATTCTCTTTACCTTTTATTTTTATTGCAATGGTAGTTGCAGCTAATGGTTGGTTTGGGTTTAAATTAATGCTTCTTGGTATTTTAGCAGCACTAACAGCTCGAAATTTTGCTATGGGATTTAATAGATATATGGATAGAGATATTGATGCACTAAATCCAAGAACAATAAATAGACCAAATGTTGATGGTAGAATCTCAGCTAATCAAATGTTAATATTTACACTAGCTAATGCTGTAGGATTTATAATAATTGCTTATTTCGTAAATGACTTAGCTTTATATTTATCAATACCTATTTTATTGGTAATTGGTTCTTATTCATATTTTAAAAGATTTTCGTATTTAGCTCATATTATATTAGGAATATCTTTAGGACTTGCACCAATTGCTGGAGTTGTAACAGTTTTAGAATATATACCTTTATGGAGTGTATTTTTAAGTATAGGAGTTATGTTTTGGGTTGCTGGATTTGATTTATTGTATTCCTTACAAGATATAGAAGTTGATAAAAAATTAAATCTTCATTCTATTCCTTCAAGATTTGGTGCTAAAAAAACAATGCTAATATCAAAAGTATTTCATACACTAACTGTATTTTTCTGGTTGTTATTTGTAATAAATTCAAATAGCTCAGCTTTTGCATATTTTGCAGTGATAGTAAGTGCGCTGATGCTGTCATATGAACATTATCTTGTAAATAAAGATTTTACAAAAATAGATAAAGCATTTTTTACTGTAAATGGATACTTAGGAATTGTATTTTTTATACTTATAGTCTTAGATAATATATTTTTTTAA
- the rsmI gene encoding 16S rRNA (cytidine(1402)-2'-O)-methyltransferase, which produces MLCLVPTPIGNLEDISKRSLQVLEECELIFCEDTRVTKKLLSLLGEKNNLDFSNKEYKSYHSHNEKKVLETLSKETFTKNVVYVSDAGMPCVSDPGATLVDFCIKNDIQYDVLPGANAVLTAYAMSGFTHTTFSFHGFLAHKGSERTSKLNAILNDDKLAIIYESPHRLGKLLEELNKQAPNRTIFLAKEITKLHQTTYKDTASKLYEEFKSINIRGEWVVVIEPLEITGSHLELKDIQDLPLAPKVKAKLISKLTGQSTKEVYQELLDRITL; this is translated from the coding sequence ATGCTCTGCTTAGTTCCCACTCCAATAGGTAATCTTGAAGATATCTCAAAAAGATCTCTTCAAGTCCTAGAAGAGTGCGAACTAATTTTTTGTGAAGATACAAGAGTCACAAAAAAACTACTTTCACTTTTAGGTGAAAAAAATAATCTAGACTTTTCAAATAAAGAGTATAAATCTTACCACTCTCATAATGAAAAGAAAGTCCTAGAAACATTATCAAAAGAAACTTTTACTAAAAATGTTGTTTATGTAAGTGATGCAGGAATGCCTTGTGTCTCAGACCCAGGTGCAACTCTAGTTGATTTTTGTATAAAAAATGACATACAATATGATGTATTACCAGGTGCAAATGCTGTTTTAACTGCTTATGCAATGAGTGGATTTACACATACTACTTTTTCTTTCCATGGCTTTTTAGCTCATAAAGGAAGTGAAAGAACTTCAAAATTAAATGCCATTTTAAATGATGATAAATTAGCAATAATTTATGAGTCACCACATAGATTAGGTAAATTATTAGAAGAATTAAATAAACAAGCCCCAAATAGAACAATATTTTTAGCAAAAGAAATAACAAAATTACATCAAACTACATATAAAGATACTGCATCAAAATTATATGAAGAGTTTAAAAGTATAAACATAAGAGGTGAATGGGTTGTTGTTATTGAACCTTTAGAAATAACAGGTTCACACCTTGAATTAAAAGATATACAAGACCTTCCTTTAGCTCCAAAAGTTAAAGCAAAACTTATATCTAAACTAACAGGACAATCTACAAAAGAGGTTTATCAAGAACTTTTAGATAGAATCACTTTATGA
- a CDS encoding OmpA family protein — protein MKKIIISTLAGFIGAVSLSAADCIMVKDLNVQFKNGSTIYSNTLEMKEIKEYAQFLKESDLFTVIEGHTSSLADAKYNYDLSSRRANKVKSELIKLGVSPSKVKAMGFGESTPLYDNNTKAGAAQNRRVVGEVFNTSTELINYITDQKNRIEKIKYKEQ, from the coding sequence TTGAAAAAAATTATCATATCAACATTAGCAGGATTTATAGGAGCTGTATCTTTAAGTGCGGCTGACTGCATAATGGTTAAGGATTTAAATGTTCAGTTTAAGAATGGTTCTACTATTTATTCTAATACATTAGAGATGAAAGAAATAAAAGAATATGCTCAATTTTTAAAAGAAAGTGATTTATTTACGGTTATTGAAGGACATACAAGTTCTTTGGCAGATGCTAAATATAATTATGATTTATCATCAAGAAGAGCCAATAAAGTTAAATCTGAATTAATTAAATTAGGTGTTAGTCCCTCAAAAGTTAAAGCAATGGGATTTGGTGAATCAACTCCTTTGTATGATAATAATACAAAAGCAGGTGCCGCACAAAATAGAAGAGTAGTTGGTGAAGTATTTAATACATCTACAGAATTAATAAATTATATTACAGATCAAAAAAACAGAATAGAAAAAATTAAATATAAAGAACAATAG
- the miaA gene encoding tRNA (adenosine(37)-N6)-dimethylallyltransferase MiaA, protein MKEIAIIGSTASGKTGLSLEIADKTNSIILSLDSLSVYKDIDIASAKPTKEERGDIIHFGINEVYPNEEYDVIKFIDCYKKAKKYAQENNKNLIIVGGTGFYLKALIEGLSTGVKSKIKLDSNVGEVYDLLYSLDEDYMSRIKRNDKYRVEKAYAIYKETNLTPSEYFLQNPKIPITKDLKLFEIIWEKEELKKRIHQRTKVMIKDGIIDEVIFLEKKYSRKPNSMSSIGILETLEFLDGRLDKKQLEEKIALNTTKLAKRQNTFNKGQFNNQQTSGVITSLNSEILKFF, encoded by the coding sequence ATGAAAGAAATTGCAATTATAGGATCTACGGCTTCAGGTAAAACGGGTTTATCCTTGGAAATAGCAGATAAAACAAACTCAATTATATTATCACTTGATTCTCTATCTGTATATAAAGATATTGATATTGCATCTGCAAAACCTACAAAAGAAGAAAGAGGGGATATTATTCATTTTGGAATAAATGAAGTTTATCCAAATGAAGAATATGATGTAATCAAGTTTATCGATTGTTATAAAAAAGCAAAAAAATATGCGCAAGAGAATAATAAAAATCTTATTATAGTAGGTGGAACAGGATTCTATCTAAAAGCTTTAATAGAAGGCTTATCTACAGGTGTTAAATCAAAAATAAAATTAGATTCAAATGTTGGTGAAGTTTATGATTTATTATACTCACTTGATGAAGATTATATGTCAAGAATTAAAAGAAATGATAAGTATAGAGTTGAAAAAGCTTACGCAATTTATAAAGAGACAAATCTAACTCCAAGTGAATATTTTCTACAAAATCCTAAGATTCCAATTACTAAAGATCTTAAATTATTTGAAATTATTTGGGAGAAAGAAGAATTAAAAAAAAGGATTCATCAAAGAACAAAAGTAATGATAAAAGATGGAATTATTGATGAAGTTATTTTTTTAGAAAAAAAATATTCAAGAAAGCCAAATAGCATGTCATCTATTGGTATTTTAGAAACCCTAGAATTTTTAGATGGTAGATTAGATAAAAAACAATTGGAAGAAAAAATCGCATTAAATACAACTAAACTTGCTAAAAGACAAAACACCTTTAACAAAGGTCAATTTAATAATCAACAAACATCTGGAGTTATAACAAGCTTAAATTCAGAGATTCTTAAGTTTTTTTAG
- a CDS encoding peptidoglycan-binding domain-containing protein, whose protein sequence is MSNYLRNSAILATLTVIGMTGCTSKDTMNTSSNKVMQLQEEIEAQNAKISQLELDKTRALNSIQAMNIEANDKNAVSNSLVPANAVAGECYAKVLVPAKYETKNIQKMLKESRTNISITPATYKVVEKKVTIREASNKLITVPATYKTVTEKILIKPETTKLIVVPETYKKASKKVLASEETSRLLTVPATYKTVKETVMVEPEKTKLVTVPATYKTVTEKILIKPAYTTWKKGRGEIEKVDNSTGDILCLVEVPAVYKTLTSKVIDEPAHTKEVKTPAVYRTVEKRVVATPATSKEIKIPAVYRTVPTQEIQTPTITKKVTIPAVYETVTKKVVATPATTKEIKIPAICKMVKTRELVSPAKEIKTIIPAVYTQVPTKIKVADSYLKWQPILCETNTTTDVVAHLQRALKAKKFKITYIDGVYGPETKAAVKAYQRVNKLNEGALTLETLKSLGL, encoded by the coding sequence ATGTCAAATTATTTAAGAAATTCTGCAATATTAGCAACACTTACTGTTATTGGAATGACTGGTTGTACATCAAAAGATACAATGAATACATCATCTAATAAAGTAATGCAATTACAAGAAGAAATTGAAGCACAAAATGCAAAGATCTCTCAATTAGAACTAGATAAAACAAGAGCATTAAACTCAATTCAGGCAATGAATATTGAAGCAAATGACAAAAATGCCGTAAGTAACTCTTTAGTTCCTGCAAATGCTGTAGCTGGCGAATGTTATGCAAAAGTTTTAGTTCCCGCAAAATATGAGACTAAAAACATTCAAAAAATGCTAAAAGAATCAAGAACTAATATTTCTATTACTCCCGCAACTTATAAAGTTGTTGAAAAAAAAGTTACAATTAGAGAAGCTTCTAATAAATTGATAACAGTCCCTGCAACTTACAAAACTGTTACTGAAAAAATTTTAATTAAACCTGAAACAACTAAATTAATTGTTGTGCCAGAAACATATAAAAAAGCTTCAAAAAAAGTACTAGCTTCTGAAGAAACTTCAAGATTGCTTACAGTTCCCGCAACTTATAAAACTGTTAAAGAAACAGTAATGGTTGAACCAGAAAAAACTAAATTAGTAACAGTGCCTGCAACATACAAGACTGTTACTGAAAAGATTTTAATTAAACCTGCATATACTACATGGAAAAAAGGTAGAGGAGAAATTGAAAAAGTTGATAATTCAACTGGTGATATTTTATGTTTAGTTGAAGTACCAGCTGTTTACAAAACACTTACTTCAAAAGTAATTGATGAACCTGCACATACAAAAGAAGTTAAAACTCCAGCTGTATATAGAACAGTAGAAAAAAGAGTTGTAGCAACTCCAGCTACTAGTAAAGAAATAAAAATTCCTGCTGTTTATAGAACTGTGCCAACACAAGAAATTCAAACTCCTACAATTACTAAAAAAGTTACTATCCCTGCTGTTTATGAAACAGTGACAAAAAAAGTTGTAGCAACTCCAGCTACTACAAAAGAAATAAAAATTCCTGCCATTTGTAAAATGGTTAAAACAAGAGAACTTGTAAGTCCGGCAAAAGAAATTAAGACAATTATCCCTGCTGTTTATACACAAGTACCAACAAAAATCAAAGTTGCTGATTCATATCTTAAATGGCAACCAATTCTTTGTGAAACAAATACTACAACAGACGTAGTTGCTCACTTACAAAGAGCATTAAAAGCAAAAAAATTCAAAATTACATATATTGATGGGGTTTATGGACCAGAAACTAAGGCTGCTGTAAAAGCATATCAAAGAGTAAACAAATTAAATGAAGGTGCTCTTACTTTAGAAACTCTAAAATCTTTAGGTTTATAG
- the rlmB gene encoding 23S rRNA (guanosine(2251)-2'-O)-methyltransferase RlmB has product MIIYGKQIVLYVLENHPELIEEVFLSKEIDKKLFSKFANLKKVIYKVDNQKAQALAKGGNHQGFFLKLVQFDYAPIKEFKDMNFILVLDGVTDVGNIGAIARTAYSMGIEGIIASNIKTINNAGIVRTSSGALLDLPFMVHPRSADLSSELRDCGFTLIGATMDGIDLKKYGKIEKTDKVALFLGSEGEGISPKVAKKLDLKVSIAMEHEFDSLNVSVAAGILIYNLKR; this is encoded by the coding sequence ATGATAATATATGGAAAACAAATCGTACTATACGTACTTGAAAATCACCCCGAATTAATTGAAGAAGTTTTTCTTTCAAAAGAAATAGATAAAAAACTATTTTCTAAGTTTGCAAACTTAAAAAAAGTAATCTATAAAGTTGATAATCAAAAAGCACAAGCCTTAGCAAAAGGAGGAAACCATCAAGGTTTCTTCTTAAAACTTGTTCAATTTGACTATGCACCAATAAAAGAGTTCAAAGATATGAACTTTATTTTAGTTTTAGATGGTGTTACAGATGTTGGTAATATTGGAGCAATCGCAAGAACTGCGTATTCAATGGGAATTGAAGGAATAATTGCATCAAATATAAAAACAATCAATAACGCAGGAATTGTAAGAACAAGTTCTGGAGCATTACTTGATTTACCTTTTATGGTTCATCCAAGATCAGCTGATCTTTCAAGTGAACTTAGAGATTGTGGATTTACCTTGATTGGTGCTACAATGGATGGTATTGATCTAAAAAAATATGGAAAGATTGAAAAAACAGATAAAGTTGCACTATTTTTAGGAAGTGAAGGTGAAGGTATTTCTCCAAAAGTTGCTAAAAAACTTGATTTAAAAGTATCAATTGCAATGGAACATGAATTTGATTCTTTAAACGTATCTGTAGCAGCTGGGATATTAATTTATAATCTAAAAAGATAA
- the rpmE gene encoding 50S ribosomal protein L31 — MKKDIHPDYKTCTVSCACGNTFETKSNVETMRIDICSECHPFFTGEQKIVDAAGRVEKFKAKYAAAAK, encoded by the coding sequence GTGAAAAAAGATATACACCCAGATTACAAAACTTGTACAGTATCTTGTGCTTGTGGTAATACATTTGAAACTAAATCAAATGTTGAAACTATGAGAATAGATATTTGTTCAGAATGTCACCCATTCTTTACTGGTGAGCAAAAAATTGTTGATGCTGCTGGTAGAGTTGAGAAATTCAAAGCTAAATACGCTGCTGCTGCAAAGTAG
- a CDS encoding homoserine dehydrogenase, whose translation MLKVGIIGVGTVGTSVANILRDNKNIITARAGIEIEPVLGVVSNLNKKRDVSIKLTDNIDDILNDDSIDIVVELMGGIEKPYEVVKKALAKGKAVVTANKALLAYHRYELQEIAGDTAFEYEAAVAGGIPIINALREGLTANNILSIKGIMNGTCNYMLTKMIQEGVDYDTILKESQELGYAEADPTFDVGGFDAAHKLLILGSIAYGIDAKPEDILIEGIENISPEDIDFASEFDYSIKLLTIAKKIGNQIELRVHPVLIPNSQMIAKVEGVMNGVSVIGDKVGETMYYGPGAGGDATASAVVANIVDIARRGKGSPMLGFEASYGEDLKLMSKDDIQTKYYLRLRVEDKAGVLAKVANILSKYDISIEKMIQKPLNKTCAHILLSTHISIESNINKALAEIKEAGVVTAEPAMIRIED comes from the coding sequence ATGTTAAAAGTAGGAATTATTGGAGTAGGAACAGTTGGAACTAGTGTTGCAAATATTTTAAGAGATAATAAAAATATTATTACTGCACGTGCTGGTATTGAGATTGAGCCTGTTCTAGGAGTAGTTTCAAACTTAAACAAAAAAAGAGATGTCTCTATCAAATTAACTGATAATATTGATGATATTTTAAATGATGATTCAATTGATATTGTAGTTGAACTTATGGGTGGAATTGAAAAACCTTATGAAGTAGTGAAAAAAGCTTTAGCAAAAGGTAAAGCTGTTGTAACTGCAAATAAAGCTTTACTAGCTTATCATAGATATGAATTACAAGAAATAGCTGGAGATACTGCATTTGAATATGAGGCAGCAGTAGCTGGTGGTATTCCAATTATTAATGCATTAAGAGAAGGTTTAACTGCAAATAATATTTTATCAATCAAAGGTATTATGAACGGTACTTGTAACTATATGCTTACAAAAATGATTCAAGAAGGTGTTGATTATGACACTATTTTAAAAGAATCACAAGAATTAGGATATGCAGAAGCTGATCCAACATTTGATGTTGGTGGTTTTGATGCTGCTCATAAATTACTAATTTTAGGATCAATTGCTTACGGAATTGATGCAAAGCCTGAAGATATTCTAATTGAAGGTATTGAAAATATTTCACCTGAAGATATTGATTTTGCATCTGAATTTGATTATTCAATCAAATTATTAACAATTGCTAAAAAAATTGGTAATCAAATCGAACTTAGAGTTCATCCTGTATTAATACCAAATTCGCAAATGATTGCAAAAGTTGAAGGTGTTATGAATGGTGTATCTGTAATTGGTGATAAAGTTGGTGAAACAATGTATTATGGACCAGGAGCAGGTGGAGATGCAACTGCTTCAGCTGTTGTTGCAAATATTGTTGATATTGCAAGACGTGGAAAAGGTTCACCAATGCTTGGTTTTGAGGCTTCTTATGGTGAAGATTTAAAACTAATGAGTAAAGACGATATTCAAACAAAATATTATTTAAGACTTAGAGTTGAAGATAAAGCTGGTGTATTAGCAAAAGTTGCAAATATTCTAAGTAAATATGATATTTCTATTGAAAAAATGATTCAAAAACCATTAAATAAAACTTGTGCACATATATTACTATCTACACATATTTCTATTGAAAGTAATATAAATAAAGCACTTGCTGAAATTAAAGAAGCAGGTGTTGTAACAGCTGAACCTGCAATGATTAGAATAGAAGATTAA